Proteins encoded in a region of the Ruegeria sp. AD91A genome:
- a CDS encoding DUF3302 domain-containing protein — protein sequence MGLLGQPLGYYDYLTFVALILLLAAVMALFLFLMGLPGRIAIKRNHPHAEAVKIMGWMGFLAVVPWVHAFMWAFHDGVTVDIRRGPDEEKDAIRDEINRLGGDVRPEYQDRLDTDGTQQS from the coding sequence ATGGGACTACTGGGACAGCCGCTTGGCTATTACGACTACCTCACTTTCGTGGCACTGATCCTGCTGCTGGCAGCGGTGATGGCGTTGTTTCTGTTCCTTATGGGTCTTCCGGGGCGGATCGCCATCAAACGCAATCATCCCCATGCCGAAGCCGTAAAGATCATGGGCTGGATGGGGTTTCTGGCCGTGGTGCCCTGGGTTCACGCCTTCATGTGGGCGTTCCACGACGGTGTTACAGTCGACATTCGCCGTGGCCCTGATGAGGAAAAAGACGCTATTCGTGATGAAATCAACCGTCTGGGTGGCGATGTCAGGCCTGAGTATCAAGATCGTCTGGACACAGACGGTACACAACAAAGCTAA
- the rocF gene encoding arginase: protein MELKDIILVGAPMDAGKRRQGCRMGPDAYRVAGLEQALSDLGHTVHDWGDVQAASVDIPQHPHLFALPECVGWTQAISKAAQDAAGQGIPIFMGGDHALSMGTVAGMAAHAAQIDRPLFVLWLDAHSDFHTPDSTGSGNLHGTPVAYFTGRPGFEDFPPLPAVIPTDRVGMIGLRSVDPAERAALEQDRAMLADMRSIDENGIKAPLLAFLDRVRAENALLHVSLDVDFLDPAVAPAVGTTVPGGATEREAHLAMELLHESGLVCSLDLVELNPFLDDRGRTAKLMVDLAASLMGRRIFDRPTRSF from the coding sequence ATGGAACTCAAGGATATCATACTGGTTGGCGCCCCGATGGACGCCGGAAAACGCCGTCAGGGATGCCGGATGGGCCCTGATGCGTATCGCGTGGCAGGGTTGGAGCAAGCGCTGTCTGATCTTGGTCACACCGTTCACGATTGGGGCGACGTGCAAGCCGCAAGCGTCGACATTCCCCAACACCCGCACCTGTTCGCCCTGCCCGAATGTGTGGGGTGGACACAAGCTATCAGCAAAGCTGCGCAAGACGCGGCGGGTCAGGGTATTCCTATTTTCATGGGGGGCGATCACGCCCTGTCCATGGGTACGGTTGCCGGGATGGCCGCCCATGCTGCTCAGATCGATCGCCCCCTGTTTGTACTATGGCTTGACGCCCACAGCGACTTTCATACTCCGGACAGCACGGGCAGCGGCAACCTGCACGGCACGCCGGTGGCGTATTTTACCGGCAGACCCGGGTTCGAGGACTTTCCCCCTTTGCCCGCCGTCATACCGACGGATCGCGTCGGCATGATCGGATTGCGCTCTGTCGACCCGGCGGAACGAGCGGCGCTGGAACAGGACCGCGCCATGCTGGCGGATATGCGCAGCATAGATGAAAATGGCATCAAAGCCCCCCTGTTGGCCTTTCTGGATCGCGTCAGGGCTGAAAACGCTCTGCTACACGTGTCGTTGGATGTCGATTTCCTCGATCCGGCCGTGGCACCCGCAGTCGGCACGACTGTGCCCGGCGGTGCGACCGAGCGCGAAGCCCATTTGGCCATGGAACTGCTGCATGAAAGCGGGCTTGTCTGCTCACTGGACCTGGTCGAACTGAACCCGTTTCTGGATGACCGGGGCCGAACCGCAAAGCTGATGGTCGATCTGGCTGCCTCTTTGATGGGCCGCCGTATCTTCGATCGCCCCACCCGGAGTTTCTGA
- a CDS encoding Lrp/AsnC family transcriptional regulator, with product MDELDNRLLNALQRDARASLSELSETLGVTRTTVRSRLQRLKQSGEIVGFTVLTRRDLAQSPVRGLMMLEIEGRGTERVMARIGAMRQVTAVHSTNGSWDLIAEISTETLAELDEVLFQIRKIDGVTRSETNLLLSTRRGRL from the coding sequence ATGGACGAATTGGACAATCGACTGCTCAATGCGTTGCAGCGGGATGCTCGGGCAAGCCTGTCAGAGCTGTCGGAAACGCTGGGCGTGACGCGCACAACGGTGCGCAGCAGGTTGCAGCGGCTGAAACAGTCCGGTGAAATCGTCGGCTTCACCGTTTTGACTCGTCGCGATCTGGCGCAAAGCCCGGTGCGCGGATTGATGATGCTCGAGATTGAAGGGCGCGGAACAGAACGCGTGATGGCCCGGATCGGAGCCATGCGTCAGGTGACGGCGGTTCATTCGACAAATGGCAGTTGGGATCTGATCGCCGAGATCAGCACCGAAACTCTGGCCGAACTGGATGAGGTTCTGTTTCAGATCCGAAAGATCGACGGTGTGACGCGTTCGGAAACGAACCTTTTGCTGTCAACACGCAGGGGGCGGCTCTAG
- the glpD gene encoding glycerol-3-phosphate dehydrogenase, with amino-acid sequence MQSTDTQITDLFIIGGGINGCGIARDAAGRGLSVTLAEMNDLASATSSASTKLFHGGLRYLEYFEIRLVREALIERETLLRAMPHISWPMRFVLPYHKDMRFDSETPTSRLLSTVMPWMRGRRPAWLIRLGLFMYDNLGGRKILPGTTSLNLRSAPEGAPLQDKFETAYEYSDCWIEDSRLVVLNARDAEARGAQIMVRTEVTSAERVGDLWEVSIRDRSSGETRLVRAKMLINAGGPWVGDIIQTKIRVNSREGVRLVRGSHIVTPRLYDHDKCYFFQGEDGRIIFAIPYEQDFTLIGTTDQDHPDPATKPVCTEAEQDYLCAFASKYFKRAVTRDDVVWTYSGVRPLYDDGASSATAATRDYTLKVDAQGGAPVLNVFGGKITTYRRLAESALEKVGEFFPNLPGPWTAGVALPGGDFPVDAVETLKGDLLTAFPFLTETWAARLIRAYGTEARDVLGDAKQVSDLGEDFGATLTVREVAWLMDKEYARTAEDVVWRRNKLGLRLTPEQIARIDQWMSARSKDES; translated from the coding sequence ATGCAGTCGACGGACACCCAGATCACAGACCTTTTCATCATTGGCGGCGGGATTAACGGTTGCGGCATCGCACGGGATGCTGCCGGACGGGGTCTTTCAGTAACATTGGCCGAGATGAACGATCTGGCTTCGGCGACATCGTCAGCCTCGACCAAGCTGTTTCATGGCGGGTTGCGATATCTGGAGTATTTCGAGATCCGTCTGGTGCGCGAAGCCCTGATCGAACGCGAAACCTTGCTGCGCGCGATGCCGCATATCAGCTGGCCGATGCGCTTTGTGCTGCCGTACCACAAGGACATGCGGTTCGATTCGGAAACGCCGACCTCTCGGCTGCTCAGCACGGTCATGCCGTGGATGCGGGGGCGGCGTCCGGCCTGGCTGATCCGGTTGGGTCTGTTCATGTATGACAATCTGGGCGGGCGCAAAATCTTGCCGGGTACGACGTCGTTGAACCTGCGCTCGGCACCAGAGGGCGCCCCTCTACAGGACAAGTTTGAAACAGCTTATGAATACTCTGACTGCTGGATCGAAGACTCGCGACTGGTGGTCCTGAATGCGCGTGACGCCGAGGCACGCGGCGCGCAGATCATGGTCCGAACCGAAGTGACCTCGGCCGAGAGGGTTGGTGATCTTTGGGAAGTGTCCATTCGGGATCGAAGCAGCGGTGAAACCCGTTTGGTCCGGGCCAAAATGCTGATCAATGCAGGCGGACCCTGGGTGGGCGACATCATTCAAACCAAGATCCGTGTGAACTCTCGCGAGGGCGTGCGGCTTGTGCGGGGCAGTCATATCGTGACGCCCAGGCTTTACGATCACGACAAATGCTACTTTTTCCAGGGCGAAGATGGCCGCATCATTTTCGCCATTCCGTACGAGCAGGATTTTACCCTGATCGGAACAACGGATCAGGACCATCCGGACCCGGCCACGAAACCGGTCTGTACCGAGGCCGAGCAGGATTACCTGTGCGCCTTCGCGTCCAAATACTTCAAACGTGCCGTGACCCGCGACGATGTCGTTTGGACCTATTCCGGCGTACGGCCTCTCTATGATGACGGAGCAAGCAGTGCCACTGCTGCGACACGGGATTACACGTTGAAAGTCGATGCGCAGGGCGGGGCACCTGTTTTGAATGTGTTTGGCGGCAAGATCACAACCTATCGCAGGCTTGCAGAAAGCGCGCTCGAAAAGGTTGGTGAGTTTTTCCCGAACCTGCCCGGCCCCTGGACCGCTGGTGTCGCACTTCCGGGGGGTGATTTTCCGGTGGATGCTGTCGAAACCCTGAAAGGCGATCTTTTGACGGCCTTCCCCTTTTTGACCGAAACCTGGGCTGCCCGCTTGATCAGAGCTTACGGGACAGAAGCACGGGACGTTTTGGGAGATGCGAAACAGGTATCCGATCTGGGAGAGGACTTTGGCGCAACCCTGACCGTGCGAGAGGTCGCGTGGCTGATGGACAAGGAATATGCCCGCACAGCCGAAGATGTGGTTTGGCGCCGCAACAAATTGGGCTTGCGGCTGACGCCCGAACAGATTGCGCGGATCGATCAATGGATGTCCGCACGGTCTAAGGATGAAAGCTAG
- a CDS encoding disulfide bond formation protein B, producing the protein MTPELSRTLNAIGMLAVCLVLALAFFYQVVLYELPCPLCLLQRVGLVAVGVGIGLNLLYGARPQHYAIMLIAALYGGSVSIRQILLHIVPGTGHYGSPILGLHYYTWAGIAFFLVLLGTSIMLLFDRQYADPSSQEPKFGGNPLAKIAFFVMLALAVLNAGSALLECGPGICADPPTSYKVIDELDAGN; encoded by the coding sequence ATGACACCTGAACTGTCCCGCACCCTCAACGCGATAGGAATGCTGGCCGTCTGTCTGGTTCTGGCGTTGGCATTTTTCTATCAAGTCGTCCTTTACGAACTGCCCTGCCCGCTTTGCCTGCTGCAGCGCGTCGGACTTGTCGCCGTCGGCGTAGGAATTGGTTTGAACCTGCTCTACGGCGCGCGACCGCAACATTATGCCATCATGCTGATTGCGGCCTTATATGGCGGCAGTGTCTCGATCCGGCAAATTCTTCTGCATATCGTGCCCGGAACCGGGCACTACGGTTCTCCTATTCTGGGGCTGCACTATTATACTTGGGCCGGAATCGCCTTTTTCCTTGTTTTGCTGGGCACATCGATCATGCTGTTGTTTGATCGCCAATACGCGGACCCTTCAAGTCAGGAACCAAAGTTCGGCGGAAATCCTCTGGCCAAAATCGCATTTTTCGTCATGCTGGCACTGGCAGTGCTGAATGCCGGATCGGCCTTGTTGGAATGCGGACCGGGTATCTGCGCCGACCCGCCGACAAGCTACAAGGTGATTGACGAATTGGACGCAGGCAACTGA
- a CDS encoding DeoR/GlpR family DNA-binding transcription regulator, with amino-acid sequence MSLSFRQSDILEIASAEGRVTVDGLAERFGVTVQTIRRDLTELADAGKLDRVHGGAVLRSGVSNIGYEDRRALNADAKTRIAQACAAEIPDGASVFMNIGTSTEAVARQLLNHKNLMVVTNNMNVANILIENSDCEIVMAGGVLRRTDGGLIGTLTVSTIRHFKFDLAIIGCSALDTDGDLLDFDFQEVQVSQTIIDQARRTFLVADHSKFQRSAPARIASMAELDAVYTNAPLPGTLWQRCREWQTNVVICG; translated from the coding sequence ATGTCCCTGTCTTTTCGCCAATCCGACATCTTGGAAATCGCCAGCGCCGAAGGACGCGTTACGGTCGACGGCCTGGCCGAACGCTTTGGTGTCACCGTCCAGACAATCCGACGCGACCTGACAGAGCTTGCAGATGCGGGCAAACTGGACCGGGTTCATGGCGGTGCGGTTCTGCGATCAGGCGTCTCAAATATCGGATACGAAGACCGCCGTGCCTTGAACGCTGACGCCAAGACCCGCATCGCGCAGGCCTGCGCGGCCGAAATCCCAGACGGTGCGTCGGTTTTCATGAACATCGGAACTTCGACCGAGGCCGTGGCAAGACAATTGCTGAACCACAAAAACCTGATGGTGGTGACGAACAATATGAACGTTGCAAACATCCTGATTGAAAACTCCGACTGTGAAATCGTCATGGCCGGTGGAGTCCTGCGTCGAACAGATGGCGGTCTGATCGGCACCCTGACCGTGTCGACCATCCGGCACTTCAAATTCGATCTCGCCATCATCGGGTGCTCAGCACTGGATACAGACGGAGATCTTTTGGACTTCGACTTTCAGGAAGTTCAGGTCAGCCAGACCATTATCGATCAGGCCCGCCGTACTTTTCTGGTGGCCGATCACTCAAAGTTCCAACGCTCGGCCCCGGCACGCATAGCTTCGATGGCCGAACTTGACGCGGTCTATACCAATGCGCCCCTGCCCGGCACCCTGTGGCAGCGCTGTCGCGAATGGCAAACAAACGTTGTTATCTGCGGTTAA
- a CDS encoding HlyD family secretion protein — protein sequence MFVALGITLFYIIFVWLIFFKLELLKFNIAWGIVSFWVGAHLLLIFLVALRFFQPFSVDSHVVRSTIQIIPKLTQPTILTEVLVEPNTPVTKGDPLYRFDDTVFSLAVNNAQAQLVAAEQNAKILEQDVIASTEAVERANAQLAYAQTQQARYETLVPAGGARQDDLDRWNEQVTEDLAAVKQAEANLEKAQLAVESQIDGVNTGILQAQAQLAEARYFLENTTIYAPENGMIVSQQARPGLVVGDVRLGAIASFVTEDSPYILATYRQQNLKFVEPGQEVEVALDLYPGEILTGKVEAIWWATRQGQLIPSGRLPGFELPKLPGRIAVQITVDVPEGHTFPAGGHAAVAIYTGQGKSFEFLRRINIRLYSFANFIRPLDI from the coding sequence ATGTTCGTCGCCCTTGGCATCACGTTATTTTACATCATTTTTGTCTGGCTTATCTTCTTCAAGCTGGAATTGCTGAAATTCAACATTGCCTGGGGCATTGTGTCCTTCTGGGTCGGTGCGCATCTGCTGCTGATCTTTCTGGTCGCATTGCGGTTCTTCCAGCCCTTCTCGGTCGACAGCCATGTGGTGCGTTCGACCATACAGATCATCCCAAAGCTGACACAGCCAACGATCCTGACCGAGGTTCTTGTGGAACCCAATACACCGGTCACCAAGGGCGATCCGCTCTACCGCTTTGATGACACGGTGTTTTCACTGGCGGTGAACAATGCGCAGGCGCAGTTGGTCGCCGCCGAACAGAATGCCAAAATTCTGGAACAGGATGTGATCGCGTCGACCGAAGCAGTTGAACGTGCAAACGCGCAATTGGCCTACGCGCAGACTCAGCAAGCACGCTATGAAACTCTCGTGCCCGCCGGTGGAGCGCGGCAAGACGATCTGGACCGCTGGAACGAGCAGGTGACAGAAGACCTTGCCGCCGTCAAACAAGCCGAGGCAAATCTGGAAAAAGCACAGTTGGCTGTGGAATCCCAGATAGACGGTGTGAACACGGGTATTCTTCAGGCCCAGGCGCAATTGGCTGAGGCCAGATATTTCCTCGAAAACACAACGATCTACGCACCAGAAAACGGCATGATCGTTTCGCAGCAAGCGCGCCCCGGGCTGGTCGTCGGCGATGTTCGACTGGGCGCGATTGCCAGTTTCGTGACCGAAGACAGCCCCTACATTCTTGCGACCTACCGCCAGCAAAACCTGAAATTCGTGGAACCAGGGCAAGAGGTCGAGGTGGCGCTGGATCTTTACCCGGGTGAAATCCTGACCGGTAAGGTCGAGGCGATCTGGTGGGCCACGCGGCAAGGGCAACTGATCCCTTCAGGCCGCCTGCCCGGCTTTGAACTGCCGAAACTGCCCGGTCGAATTGCCGTGCAGATCACCGTCGATGTCCCTGAAGGGCACACTTTCCCAGCTGGCGGCCACGCCGCAGTGGCGATCTACACCGGACAGGGCAAAAGCTTTGAGTTCCTGAGACGCATCAACATCCGTCTCTATTCCTTCGCCAACTTCATCCGACCGCTGGATATCTGA
- a CDS encoding efflux transporter outer membrane subunit, producing the protein MTLRRLMGTALCAATLAACTPVGPDFVRPNSPVVKQWIEVNTPSAGQGGLTTRSAPVVKWWETFNDPTLNRLIAEAYAQNLTLQVAGARVLQARAQLGIAFGELYPQSQAIGGSLQRRQISDNLGPVADINRIIPLDTEFSTSQVGFDAQWELDVWGAQRRGVQAARSNLALQVANYDDALVTLTGDVAALYVNIRALQESLAVARENIKLQQESADLTQLRFNNGVTTELDVQESTALLNNTKALVPELESDLQQTKNALAVLLGTTPSRMTSLLGNSGRIPSARTNVAVGVPAELLRRRPDVRAAELAAATQSAQVGIAMADLYPQFVLSGAIGLQASGGRDLFSGNSTTGLASAGVVWNVLNYGRIKNNVRAQDAAYQALIANYQNTVLTAYSEVESAMVAYTQARKQVGFYQKSVDASRKAADIAISQYTDGIASYSRILNTQTALLRSQANLIEARQQVSSNLVAVYKGLGGGWQIRQNQEFLPETVLAEMAYRTDWGDLLEKTPTRASLN; encoded by the coding sequence ATGACACTCCGCCGGTTGATGGGAACCGCACTTTGCGCCGCCACTTTGGCGGCCTGCACGCCCGTGGGGCCCGATTTCGTGCGGCCGAACTCTCCGGTCGTGAAACAATGGATCGAGGTCAACACACCCAGCGCCGGCCAAGGCGGCCTGACAACGCGCAGCGCACCCGTGGTTAAATGGTGGGAAACATTCAATGACCCGACCCTCAACCGGCTGATTGCCGAGGCCTACGCCCAAAACCTGACGCTTCAGGTCGCGGGGGCACGGGTGCTGCAAGCGCGGGCACAGTTGGGGATTGCTTTCGGCGAATTGTACCCGCAATCTCAGGCCATCGGTGGGTCATTGCAGCGTCGGCAGATCAGCGACAACCTAGGGCCTGTTGCCGATATCAACCGGATCATCCCCCTAGATACCGAATTCTCGACGTCGCAGGTTGGGTTCGATGCCCAGTGGGAACTGGATGTCTGGGGCGCGCAGCGGCGCGGTGTTCAGGCGGCTCGGTCAAATCTGGCCTTGCAGGTCGCAAACTATGATGACGCATTGGTGACACTGACCGGCGACGTCGCCGCGCTCTACGTCAATATTCGCGCGTTGCAGGAATCTTTGGCAGTAGCCCGGGAAAACATCAAATTGCAGCAGGAATCGGCGGACCTGACCCAGCTGCGATTCAACAACGGAGTCACGACCGAGCTGGACGTTCAGGAATCCACAGCCCTGCTCAACAATACCAAGGCCTTGGTACCCGAGCTGGAAAGTGACCTGCAACAGACCAAGAATGCTTTGGCCGTGCTGCTGGGGACCACGCCATCCCGGATGACAAGTCTTCTTGGGAATTCCGGTCGTATCCCGTCTGCGCGAACAAATGTGGCCGTTGGCGTGCCGGCAGAACTGTTGCGCCGCCGCCCGGATGTCCGCGCGGCAGAACTGGCCGCCGCGACGCAATCGGCACAAGTGGGCATCGCAATGGCTGACCTGTATCCGCAGTTCGTGCTGTCGGGCGCGATCGGTTTGCAGGCATCGGGCGGGCGCGATCTGTTCAGCGGCAACAGCACCACCGGTCTGGCGAGTGCTGGCGTAGTCTGGAACGTGCTTAATTATGGTCGCATCAAGAACAACGTCCGCGCGCAGGATGCGGCATATCAAGCGCTGATTGCCAATTACCAGAACACCGTTCTGACCGCGTATTCCGAAGTGGAAAGCGCGATGGTCGCCTATACGCAAGCGCGAAAACAGGTTGGGTTCTATCAGAAAAGCGTCGATGCCTCACGCAAGGCCGCAGATATCGCCATAAGCCAGTACACGGACGGCATCGCCAGCTATTCGCGCATTCTGAACACGCAGACCGCGCTATTGCGGTCGCAGGCCAACCTGATCGAAGCGCGGCAGCAGGTGTCCAGCAATCTGGTTGCGGTTTACAAAGGTCTGGGCGGCGGATGGCAGATCCGTCAAAACCAAGAGTTCCTGCCTGAAACCGTGCTGGCCGAAATGGCCTATCGCACCGACTGGGGCGATCTGCTTGAAAAAACCCCGACCCGAGCCAGCCTGAACTAG
- the mprF gene encoding bifunctional lysylphosphatidylglycerol flippase/synthetase MprF — translation MTNAESDGEPLAVHWVEKLTAMLEKPWLRIAIPVLVTGIALTVLHDLSTHVKWSDVQADIATTSWKLMFFALLWTAFSFLSLSLYDVFAVQSVAGGKVPLPVAGLAGASGYAVSNCLGFSYITGTAIRYRIYASLGLDLGRVAGVIATSWVAFWMGLVLVLGVLLTVHPDGISKVMPVSETVETVIGLCLLGALVAMFIWLSSGGRRLAVAGIGFDLPGGKLASLLTLAAIGDLVGASMALYVLMPDDLGVGYPYFFTIYIAAIAVGILSHAPGGLGVFEATLIAGLGVSGRSDVIAALLLYRVVYTFLPFGIASVSIAVASALTQRHRIGGAATWVYRVIRPIVPMVAAGIAAVAGVILLVSGALPAGTQNLGVLREVLPLSFVEASHLAGSAVGVLLLLVSRGLFRKLYRAWVVAMLLMVAGFFASLAKGLDTHEALSMLGTIGLLAMFRGAFYRVSGASIFRLNIPWLISVVVLLAVIFWVGLFTYSHVEYQNALWWEFAWNGDASRFLRSSLVVAVIVGIVAVNSLFGREIPTPVRTEIPGVVERLVMECEDTESQISLTGDKQFLISPDETAFIAYADTGNALISKGEPVGDEAAGQQLIWQLREMADREGKLCAFYSVSTKYLPTFLDLGLSILKIGEVARVPLKDFSLDGKSRKRFRQARNRAEREGYVFEIIPKEDLASVLPELRAISDHWLAQKAGAEKGFALGGFDDQYLSYFDHAVLRDGKTGKIMAFANLFQGGNKSELSLDLMRYEPDSPSFVMDALFAEMMNWGSQQGFHWFSLGAAPFSGIENRQLASLWNRIGGFVYEHGEQFYHFEGLRAFKQKFDPEWSPNYLASPGGFAAPRILYEVNILISGGLRGLTK, via the coding sequence ATGACCAATGCGGAAAGTGACGGTGAACCTCTGGCGGTGCACTGGGTTGAAAAGCTTACGGCTATGTTGGAAAAACCCTGGCTGCGGATCGCGATACCGGTTCTCGTGACTGGGATCGCGCTGACGGTTTTGCATGATTTGTCTACGCATGTGAAATGGTCGGATGTCCAGGCCGATATCGCGACGACGTCGTGGAAACTTATGTTTTTCGCCTTGCTTTGGACTGCGTTCAGTTTTCTTTCGCTATCGCTCTATGATGTGTTTGCCGTGCAGAGTGTGGCAGGCGGCAAAGTGCCTTTGCCTGTAGCCGGATTGGCAGGGGCTAGCGGTTATGCCGTATCGAACTGCCTGGGGTTTTCCTACATCACCGGGACGGCGATCCGGTACCGGATTTATGCGTCTCTGGGATTGGATCTGGGGCGGGTGGCCGGGGTTATCGCAACGTCCTGGGTCGCGTTCTGGATGGGGCTTGTTCTGGTTCTGGGTGTGTTGCTGACCGTGCATCCGGACGGAATCTCCAAAGTGATGCCTGTCAGCGAAACGGTGGAAACCGTCATCGGATTGTGCCTTTTGGGGGCATTGGTCGCGATGTTCATATGGTTGTCCAGCGGGGGCAGGCGGTTGGCCGTAGCCGGTATAGGGTTTGATTTGCCAGGCGGCAAACTGGCCAGCTTGCTGACACTGGCCGCTATCGGAGATCTGGTTGGCGCGTCCATGGCGCTCTATGTCCTGATGCCGGACGATCTGGGCGTTGGTTATCCCTATTTCTTCACGATCTACATTGCAGCAATCGCCGTTGGAATCCTCAGCCACGCGCCGGGCGGGCTTGGGGTATTCGAAGCCACGCTGATCGCGGGGCTTGGGGTGTCGGGACGTTCGGATGTGATCGCAGCCTTGTTGTTGTATCGCGTCGTTTACACCTTCTTGCCGTTCGGTATCGCCAGCGTGTCCATTGCGGTCGCGTCCGCACTGACGCAGAGGCACAGGATCGGTGGGGCCGCGACATGGGTCTATCGGGTCATCCGCCCCATCGTTCCTATGGTGGCAGCCGGGATTGCGGCAGTGGCCGGAGTGATCCTGCTGGTGTCCGGAGCGTTGCCAGCGGGCACGCAGAACCTTGGCGTTCTGAGAGAGGTTTTGCCGCTATCGTTTGTCGAGGCATCGCACCTTGCCGGCAGTGCTGTCGGAGTACTGCTTTTGCTGGTGTCTCGCGGTTTGTTTCGAAAGCTCTACCGCGCATGGGTGGTGGCAATGTTGTTGATGGTGGCCGGGTTCTTTGCCTCGCTGGCAAAGGGACTGGATACTCACGAAGCGCTGTCGATGCTGGGTACGATTGGCCTTCTGGCCATGTTCCGCGGGGCGTTCTATCGGGTCAGTGGCGCGTCGATTTTCAGGCTGAATATCCCTTGGCTGATCAGCGTCGTGGTTCTGTTGGCAGTCATCTTCTGGGTCGGTCTGTTCACCTATTCCCACGTCGAGTACCAGAACGCCCTGTGGTGGGAATTTGCCTGGAACGGAGACGCCTCGCGCTTTTTGCGCTCCAGCCTTGTCGTAGCGGTGATCGTGGGGATTGTGGCCGTGAACTCCCTGTTCGGGCGAGAGATTCCGACACCTGTGCGCACGGAAATCCCCGGTGTCGTCGAACGGCTGGTGATGGAGTGCGAGGATACCGAATCCCAAATCTCGCTTACCGGTGACAAACAGTTCCTGATCTCACCGGATGAAACTGCATTCATTGCGTACGCAGACACGGGCAACGCTCTGATCTCGAAGGGAGAGCCGGTCGGCGATGAAGCAGCGGGGCAGCAATTGATCTGGCAGCTCAGGGAAATGGCGGACCGTGAGGGAAAACTGTGTGCCTTCTACAGTGTTTCAACCAAATACCTGCCGACATTTCTGGATTTGGGGCTGTCGATACTGAAGATCGGCGAGGTCGCGCGGGTGCCGCTAAAGGATTTCTCGCTGGATGGAAAGTCGCGCAAGCGGTTCCGGCAGGCCAGAAACCGGGCCGAGCGGGAGGGCTATGTATTCGAGATCATTCCGAAAGAAGACCTGGCCTCGGTTTTGCCGGAATTGCGCGCTATTTCAGATCATTGGCTGGCACAAAAGGCGGGTGCTGAAAAGGGCTTTGCACTTGGGGGATTTGACGATCAGTACCTGTCCTATTTTGATCATGCGGTTCTGCGTGACGGTAAAACAGGCAAGATCATGGCCTTTGCCAACCTGTTTCAAGGCGGCAACAAATCCGAGCTGTCACTGGATTTGATGCGCTATGAACCTGATAGTCCAAGCTTTGTCATGGATGCACTTTTTGCGGAAATGATGAATTGGGGATCACAGCAGGGGTTCCACTGGTTCTCGCTGGGTGCGGCGCCGTTCTCGGGGATCGAAAACCGTCAACTTGCATCGCTTTGGAACCGCATCGGCGGCTTTGTCTATGAGCATGGCGAGCAGTTCTATCATTTCGAAGGGCTGCGCGCCTTCAAACAGAAATTCGACCCGGAATGGAGCCCCAACTATCTGGCCAGCCCCGGCGGGTTCGCCGCGCCCCGCATCCTTTACGAGGTCAATATCCTGATCTCGGGCGGTCTGCGCGGGTTGACCAAGTAG
- a CDS encoding DUF5993 family protein, whose product MIALLFALLTATMALNYFNLTKAGNVLFFATLALCVYWLKFHATTQLTIQL is encoded by the coding sequence ATGATTGCGCTTTTATTTGCATTACTTACCGCCACGATGGCGCTTAACTATTTCAATCTGACAAAGGCTGGCAACGTGCTGTTTTTCGCCACGTTGGCCCTGTGTGTGTATTGGCTGAAATTCCACGCCACCACCCAGCTGACAATTCAACTCTGA